A region of the Streptomyces sp. NBC_00442 genome:
GGTCGCCGAGGAGCGGGCCAGGATCGCCCGCGAGGTGCACGACGTGGTGGCCCACACCGTCTCGGTGATGGTGATCCAGGCGAGCGCCGCCGAGGACGTCTTCGCCACGCACCCCGAGCAGGCCAGGCAGGCGCTGCGCGCGATCGACAGCGCGGGCCGCTCGGCCCTCGGAGAACTGCGTCTGCTGCTGCGCGCCGAGACGGGCGAGCACGCGGCGGGGACGTACGACAGGGGCGGGCGCGGCGCGCAGGACGTGGCCGGCGGCGGGAGCGGGAGCGACGACGCGCGGCGCCCGCCGCGCGGGCTCGGGGACCTCGCCGAGCTGGCCGCGGGCGCGCGGGCCGCCGGGCTCGCCGTCGAGCTCCACGAGGAGGGCGGTGCGCAGGATCCCCCGGCCGCCGTGGCCCTCGCGGCGTACCGGATCGTGCAGGAGGCGCTGACCAACACGCTGCGGCACGCGGGGGCGAGCCGGGTGCGGGTGTCGGTGTGCCGGGACGAGGAGTCAGTACGCGTCGAGGTGTGCGACAACGGCCGTCCCGGCAGCCGGAGTCGGGGCCCTGCCGGGTCGGGGCGGGGGCTCGCGGGGATGCGTGAGCGGGCCGCGCTGCTCGACGGCACCCTGGAGGCCGGGCCCGGCCCCGACGGAGGTTTCGAGGTGCGCGCGGTGCTGCCGATAAAGTACGCCTCGTGACGATCCGGGTGGTGGTGGCCGACGACCAGGCGCTGGTACGCGGC
Encoded here:
- a CDS encoding sensor histidine kinase; translation: MRGADGGGAPVMTARALRMSRVGSAVLVLGVAVPTFVAAGTGTRAVAALLLAVVQAVLLWWVLSRPGAVLTASALLGSAMWLLLPALSLTGAMLGAQIALCVLSALRPVRTSRWWLLGMLALAPLAYVGAGTLVLVTHVLAVTLAWTAGQWRRAHQDRLAAETRRAVAEERARIAREVHDVVAHTVSVMVIQASAAEDVFATHPEQARQALRAIDSAGRSALGELRLLLRAETGEHAAGTYDRGGRGAQDVAGGGSGSDDARRPPRGLGDLAELAAGARAAGLAVELHEEGGAQDPPAAVALAAYRIVQEALTNTLRHAGASRVRVSVCRDEESVRVEVCDNGRPGSRSRGPAGSGRGLAGMRERAALLDGTLEAGPGPDGGFEVRAVLPIKYAS